A window of the Yersinia rochesterensis genome harbors these coding sequences:
- a CDS encoding ATP-binding protein, which produces MKITSAKYRMAILPEHRGNPLIEGLPEKLNDEKLIEKLSFYPTRTRDETKLNAFERVEYLTRLKELRQPLPIYIDCFRAVEMAIKEGYSTKNPFSPTTMNYLHYPIDRRPNIAPRTGFFQPRGSGITIIGESGVGKTSMLEQILSCFDDTIEHSSYQGKALPLKQVVWVKVDCPDDSSVRALCHKILTELDRKLALAPTKPAGTIPLLLDQIEARIKSSFLGILVIDEMQNLNLAKTGGADRLLGFLHNLVNNLGIPILFCANPPFNELLSKTLKAARRAESNGYFDVKLMNNDEEWDLFIDELWGLQWTNVETPLTKDLSDKLYELSIGNMDLAVRIYRESQRLVIGSQDEKLSVDTLNHAASIAIKASKVVVDEIKRERLTRFKRIEKRVESLQTSTKIKQDTMVNVGTRIVIIPGDLSRPHHPEFAHALSTLQYVDDLYKQIADPDLFQRASRDGHPLNSLLNSGIVCIDPLKIFS; this is translated from the coding sequence ATGAAAATCACATCGGCGAAATACCGTATGGCGATTCTACCAGAGCACAGAGGAAATCCACTTATTGAAGGGTTGCCAGAGAAATTGAATGATGAAAAGCTCATTGAAAAATTGAGCTTTTATCCTACGAGGACTAGGGACGAAACTAAGTTGAATGCCTTTGAACGGGTTGAGTATTTAACGCGCCTTAAAGAGCTTCGGCAACCATTACCAATTTATATTGACTGTTTCCGAGCCGTTGAGATGGCCATTAAGGAAGGGTATTCTACGAAGAACCCTTTCTCGCCAACCACTATGAATTATCTGCATTATCCAATAGATAGACGTCCCAACATCGCGCCTCGAACAGGTTTCTTTCAACCAAGAGGGAGTGGTATCACTATTATAGGTGAAAGTGGTGTCGGCAAAACCAGTATGCTGGAGCAGATATTAAGTTGTTTCGATGACACTATCGAACATTCTAGTTATCAGGGGAAGGCACTGCCTTTAAAACAGGTAGTGTGGGTAAAAGTTGATTGCCCCGATGACTCAAGTGTGAGAGCACTATGTCACAAAATTCTAACTGAATTAGATCGGAAGCTTGCTCTTGCACCAACCAAACCAGCAGGAACGATCCCACTTCTGCTTGACCAAATTGAAGCACGGATTAAATCAAGTTTTCTCGGAATTTTGGTGATCGACGAGATGCAGAACCTAAATTTAGCCAAAACTGGTGGAGCAGATCGTCTACTCGGATTCCTACATAATCTGGTAAACAATTTAGGGATCCCAATACTTTTCTGTGCTAACCCACCGTTCAATGAGCTGCTTAGCAAAACCTTAAAAGCAGCTAGAAGAGCTGAGAGTAATGGGTATTTTGATGTCAAGTTAATGAACAACGATGAAGAATGGGACCTATTTATTGATGAATTATGGGGGCTTCAATGGACTAATGTTGAAACACCATTAACAAAAGATCTAAGTGATAAGTTATATGAACTATCTATTGGAAATATGGATTTAGCTGTAAGGATTTATCGCGAATCCCAACGTCTGGTTATTGGTTCACAAGATGAGAAGCTCTCTGTCGATACATTGAACCATGCCGCAAGTATCGCCATTAAAGCTTCAAAAGTAGTCGTCGATGAAATAAAACGTGAACGTCTGACTAGATTCAAGCGAATAGAAAAAAGGGTTGAAAGCTTACAAACATCGACAAAAATAAAGCAAGACACCATGGTTAATGTTGGAACAAGAATTGTTATTATCCCAGGGGATTTGAGCCGTCCACACCATCCTGAGTTTGCGCACGCACTCTCCACTCTTCAGTATGTTGATGACTTATATAAACAGATAGCAGATCCAGACTTATTTCAACGAGCTTCAAGAGATGGTCATCCATTAAATTCGTTACTGAATTCAGGGATAGTCTGTATAGACCCATTGAAAATCTTTAGCTAG
- a CDS encoding DDE-type integrase/transposase/recombinase, with translation MLIERNSIWQIMQTDGVLDGIYRVLEHSPDGTHLVLFRLSHGNGLERPIIVTHSLFANSFKRGQIISSTFPIPFYQLVSEEEISTEYIALRDKRFELIINLVNAPNFLLEVTLNLRSKIVVSYAKLNGTYVQNIYRLLNLYWKYGQEKNALLPAYKYSGGAGKQRFSGEVKRGRPIQLSTPSMLVFSGVNTREVDKSIFIKAMKKYGFKGRKISFSRMYDQMLKEFYANELMLAENENREPNIPSYRTFIYWCKKLIPKNELIRKQTTLGDFERNRRALRGKATDHTEVPGSCFELDATVLDVHIVSEFKRNHVLGRPTVYCVVDKESRMIVGIHVSMEYASWRAGRQALVNSFTSKKDYCARFGIEIEDEDWPCNHIPQRLLCDRGEFICNQAEKLAVPLIGHLSIAPPYRADLKGIVEHRFQILNEKLVHELVGTTRGRQYIRGDRDPRLDACLTLAEVTKLLIDAVLDHNSHIFDGLAGQTTLLIEAGIAPTPLNYWNIHCKKHRHALSKADEGEVRARLLPIEHVSMTSRGVRLNDEMYYECDRREFEDWKIIARSSKNWKLEARLDQDNSSFIYVRLQEREGFTRCSLMNFSSNFNERHMADVLFFKDWKAVEKRRVKPTCKSIERHNRRKSISKHAQNEVKNTMPLATKAERINGMKERRKEAILDARITGDDFVVTEHSVELSNLKELVTQRTSKVISLLKRKKGCNK, from the coding sequence ATGCTAATTGAGCGAAATAGTATCTGGCAAATAATGCAAACAGATGGTGTTCTGGACGGGATATATAGAGTCTTAGAGCATTCTCCCGATGGGACTCATCTGGTGTTATTTCGATTGTCCCATGGTAATGGCTTAGAACGCCCAATTATTGTTACTCATTCCTTGTTTGCTAACTCTTTCAAACGTGGACAAATAATAAGTTCAACTTTCCCTATTCCTTTCTATCAGCTTGTATCTGAAGAAGAAATTTCTACAGAATATATTGCGTTAAGAGATAAACGTTTTGAGTTGATTATAAATTTAGTTAATGCCCCTAACTTTTTACTTGAAGTAACTTTAAATCTTAGAAGTAAGATTGTGGTTAGCTACGCGAAACTGAATGGTACATACGTTCAAAATATTTATCGTTTACTAAATCTTTATTGGAAATACGGGCAAGAAAAAAACGCTTTGTTACCTGCTTATAAATACTCTGGCGGCGCAGGAAAACAACGATTTTCTGGAGAGGTTAAGCGCGGTAGGCCAATTCAGTTATCAACACCCAGTATGTTGGTATTTTCTGGCGTTAATACAAGGGAAGTAGATAAGAGCATATTTATTAAAGCTATGAAAAAATACGGTTTTAAAGGTAGGAAAATAAGTTTTAGCCGTATGTATGACCAGATGCTCAAGGAATTTTATGCCAATGAGTTAATGCTTGCCGAAAATGAAAATCGTGAACCTAATATTCCGAGTTACCGGACTTTTATTTACTGGTGCAAGAAACTCATTCCAAAAAACGAATTAATTCGTAAACAAACGACACTTGGTGATTTTGAGCGTAATCGAAGAGCTTTACGAGGAAAAGCGACTGATCATACCGAAGTTCCAGGGAGTTGTTTTGAATTAGATGCAACAGTTCTGGATGTCCATATCGTATCTGAGTTCAAACGTAACCATGTGCTTGGACGGCCAACGGTTTACTGTGTTGTTGATAAAGAAAGCAGAATGATTGTTGGGATCCATGTATCTATGGAGTATGCCTCATGGCGAGCGGGTCGTCAGGCTCTAGTAAATAGTTTCACCTCAAAGAAAGATTATTGTGCTCGGTTTGGAATAGAAATTGAAGATGAAGACTGGCCTTGTAATCACATTCCACAGCGACTTCTATGCGATAGAGGAGAGTTTATTTGTAATCAAGCAGAGAAACTCGCTGTCCCATTAATTGGACATTTGAGTATTGCCCCTCCCTACCGTGCCGATTTAAAAGGGATTGTGGAGCATCGGTTCCAGATACTTAATGAAAAGTTAGTCCACGAACTGGTGGGGACGACCAGAGGCCGTCAGTATATTCGAGGTGATCGTGATCCACGTCTCGATGCTTGTCTTACCTTGGCTGAAGTAACAAAACTTCTTATTGATGCAGTTTTAGATCACAACAGCCATATCTTCGATGGGTTAGCTGGGCAAACGACATTGCTTATTGAAGCAGGGATAGCACCAACCCCGCTTAATTATTGGAATATTCATTGTAAAAAGCATCGACATGCTTTGAGTAAGGCTGATGAAGGTGAGGTCCGGGCAAGATTATTACCAATAGAGCATGTGTCGATGACAAGTAGAGGGGTCCGACTCAATGATGAGATGTACTATGAGTGCGATAGGCGAGAATTTGAAGACTGGAAGATAATTGCGCGCTCCAGCAAAAATTGGAAACTGGAAGCCCGACTAGACCAAGATAATTCATCATTTATATATGTGCGCTTGCAGGAAAGAGAGGGGTTCACCCGATGTTCTTTAATGAATTTTTCTTCTAATTTCAATGAACGACATATGGCTGACGTACTATTTTTTAAAGATTGGAAGGCGGTTGAGAAAAGGCGCGTCAAGCCAACATGTAAGTCCATCGAGAGGCATAATCGAAGAAAATCCATTAGTAAACATGCCCAAAACGAAGTCAAAAATACAATGCCCTTAGCGACAAAAGCTGAGCGTATCAATGGTATGAAAGAGCGTAGAAAAGAGGCAATTTTGGATGCCAGAATAACGGGGGATGATTTTGTAGTAACGGAACATTCAGTTGAACTCTCAAATTTGAAGGAGTTGGTTACGCAACGAACGAGTAAAGTGATTTCGCTTCTTAAACGTAAGAAGGGTTGCAATAAATGA
- a CDS encoding TnsA endonuclease N-terminal domain-containing protein, producing MARRKLDTQPDFLRALKNKYGLGEGDTYKPWLRVQDVSSRGNSGKIQGIKSHREHHTLSEHESCFFYLVEFCDTVIDIREQFPLLPLDLSVKISKTLNIKHPTVPNTKIPNVMTTDFVLTCSDGTRTWYEAITVKPTDQLKDKRIAEKLDIERIWWQLQGIRFQLFVMTDENKIQSKNIQWFTAQFRQGRRFPEELLNHALLFVHVGTALVEDICNDYISEMGIEHDDALVLLKSLMVHKLIEVDLNKPIADTGILEILKISNHQMVQNYAN from the coding sequence TTGGCGAGGCGTAAATTAGATACTCAACCTGACTTCTTGCGGGCCCTGAAGAATAAGTATGGGCTTGGAGAGGGTGATACCTACAAGCCCTGGCTTCGAGTACAGGATGTTAGCTCACGAGGTAATAGCGGTAAAATACAAGGTATTAAATCTCATCGAGAGCATCACACTCTTTCTGAGCATGAGAGTTGTTTTTTTTATCTTGTCGAATTTTGTGACACAGTAATTGATATCAGGGAGCAATTCCCTCTCCTCCCTTTAGATCTTTCCGTCAAAATCTCAAAAACCTTGAATATTAAGCACCCGACTGTTCCAAACACAAAAATACCTAATGTCATGACAACCGATTTTGTATTGACATGTTCAGACGGAACCAGAACGTGGTATGAAGCTATAACTGTAAAACCAACTGACCAATTAAAAGATAAGCGTATTGCTGAGAAATTGGATATTGAACGCATCTGGTGGCAACTACAGGGGATTCGTTTTCAACTTTTTGTCATGACTGACGAGAACAAGATTCAATCGAAAAATATCCAATGGTTTACGGCACAATTCCGACAGGGACGCAGATTTCCAGAAGAATTATTGAATCATGCTCTTTTATTTGTTCATGTCGGTACTGCATTAGTTGAAGATATCTGTAATGATTATATCAGTGAAATGGGGATAGAACATGATGATGCACTCGTCTTGTTAAAATCATTGATGGTACATAAACTAATTGAGGTTGACCTTAACAAACCTATTGCAGACACGGGTATCTTAGAAATCCTTAAGATATCAAATCATCAGATGGTACAAAATTATGCTAATTGA
- a CDS encoding NAD(P)/FAD-dependent oxidoreductase, with protein sequence MEQFDVVVIGAGAAGLFCAAQAGQAGCRVLLVDNGKKAGRKILMSGGGRCNFTNMFVEPAAYLSQNPHFCKSALARYTQWDFIDLMNRYNIAWHEKTLGQLFCDDSAQQVVELLLKECELGQVTIRLRSDILSVEKNDAGFLLQINDVKVSAHSLVVASGGLSMPGLGASPFGYKLAEQFGLKVLPMRAALVPFTLHKPLLEHLQTLSGVSVPAVVTAENGVSFRESILFTHRGLSGPAILQLSSYWQAGEYVSINLLPDTDLDTFLNNERQAHPNQTLKNTLAQLLPKRLVECLQTLDQLPDVTLKQLNAPQQAALVANLQQWRVQPNGTEGYRTAEVTIGGVDTQELSSKTMEAHKVPGLYFIGEVVDVTGWLGGYNFQWAWSSAWACAQALAAVLE encoded by the coding sequence GTGGAACAGTTTGATGTGGTAGTGATAGGCGCAGGTGCTGCGGGCTTATTTTGTGCGGCTCAGGCCGGGCAAGCTGGGTGCCGGGTATTGTTGGTTGATAATGGTAAAAAAGCAGGGCGCAAGATACTGATGTCCGGCGGTGGCCGTTGTAATTTTACCAATATGTTTGTCGAACCCGCAGCCTATCTCTCACAAAACCCTCATTTTTGTAAATCTGCTTTGGCGCGCTACACCCAATGGGATTTCATTGATTTGATGAATCGCTACAATATTGCCTGGCATGAGAAAACACTGGGGCAACTGTTTTGTGATGATTCTGCTCAACAAGTGGTCGAGCTTTTGCTGAAAGAGTGCGAATTGGGGCAAGTTACGATTCGACTACGCAGTGATATTCTGTCAGTTGAAAAAAACGATGCCGGTTTCTTATTGCAGATTAATGATGTGAAAGTGAGCGCTCACTCACTGGTGGTGGCTTCAGGTGGGCTGTCTATGCCGGGATTAGGAGCCTCTCCATTTGGCTATAAACTGGCAGAACAGTTTGGCTTGAAAGTTTTGCCGATGCGCGCGGCTTTGGTCCCATTCACTTTGCATAAGCCTTTGTTGGAGCACTTGCAAACACTTTCCGGTGTTTCAGTACCGGCGGTAGTGACGGCAGAGAATGGTGTCAGTTTCCGTGAGAGCATTTTATTTACCCATCGTGGCCTTTCTGGCCCGGCCATTTTACAACTTTCAAGCTATTGGCAAGCTGGCGAGTATGTGAGCATTAACTTACTTCCTGACACTGACTTAGATACTTTCCTCAATAATGAGCGGCAAGCACACCCCAATCAGACCTTAAAAAATACATTGGCTCAGTTGCTCCCTAAGCGGTTAGTAGAATGTCTCCAGACCTTGGATCAGCTGCCGGATGTCACCTTGAAACAATTAAATGCGCCGCAGCAGGCCGCGTTAGTGGCCAATTTGCAACAATGGCGCGTGCAGCCTAATGGAACGGAAGGTTATCGTACTGCTGAAGTTACAATTGGCGGTGTAGATACTCAAGAACTCTCCTCCAAGACGATGGAGGCCCATAAAGTACCGGGGCTATACTTTATTGGCGAGGTTGTTGATGTCACCGGCTGGTTAGGGGGCTATAACTTCCAATGGGCCTGGAGCTCAGCTTGGGCCTGTGCGCAGGCATTGGCGGCTGTTCTGGAATAA
- the pitA gene encoding inorganic phosphate transporter PitA → MLHLFAGLDFHTGLMLVLALLFVLFYEAINGFHDTANAVATVIYTRAMRSQVAVVMAGVFNFLGVMLGGLSVAYAIVHLLPTDLLLNVSSAHGLAMVFSMLLAAIIWNLGTWYFGIPASSSHTLIGAIIGIGLTNALMTSTSVVDALNVPKMIQIFLSLILSPIVGLVIAGLMVFLLRRYWNGTKKQQRIHLTPAEREKKDGKRKPPFWTRTALIISAIGVSFSHGANDGQKGIGLIMLVLIGVAPAGFIVNMNATGYDIARTRDAVTNLQQYYQQHVEVLPHAVALKPLVPEPDTLPGTPAQFHCDNSRAMIAIDRAQTLLANLQSYSDLTVDQRGQMRRLLMCVAETAGTVAKLPETSAEDRRFLNNLRTDLLETVEYAPTWIIVAVALALSLGTMVGWRRVAVTIGEKIGKKGMTYAQGVSAQMTAAVSIGIASYTGMPVSTTQVLSSAVAGTMLVDGGGVQSKTVKNIMLAWVLTLPISILLSGGLYWIALKFI, encoded by the coding sequence ATGCTGCATCTTTTCGCTGGCCTGGATTTCCATACCGGCCTAATGTTAGTTCTTGCTTTGTTGTTTGTGCTGTTTTACGAAGCCATCAATGGTTTTCATGACACAGCCAATGCGGTTGCAACCGTAATTTATACCCGCGCCATGCGTTCACAGGTGGCTGTCGTGATGGCAGGGGTGTTTAACTTCCTCGGCGTGATGCTGGGCGGTTTGAGCGTGGCTTATGCCATTGTTCACTTATTGCCTACTGATCTGCTGTTAAATGTCAGTTCAGCACATGGGTTGGCGATGGTCTTCTCTATGCTGCTGGCGGCGATCATCTGGAATTTGGGCACGTGGTATTTCGGTATCCCCGCCTCCAGTTCGCATACGCTGATTGGTGCAATCATCGGTATTGGTTTAACCAATGCATTAATGACCAGCACATCTGTTGTTGATGCGCTGAACGTTCCTAAGATGATTCAAATCTTCCTGTCATTAATCTTATCCCCGATTGTGGGTTTGGTTATTGCCGGTTTGATGGTGTTCCTGTTACGTCGTTACTGGAACGGAACCAAAAAGCAGCAACGTATTCACCTGACACCTGCGGAACGTGAAAAGAAAGACGGTAAACGTAAACCGCCATTCTGGACCCGTACAGCACTGATCATATCGGCTATTGGCGTGAGTTTCTCTCACGGCGCTAACGATGGTCAGAAAGGGATCGGCTTGATCATGCTGGTATTAATTGGCGTGGCTCCGGCAGGCTTTATTGTGAATATGAATGCAACCGGTTATGACATTGCCCGCACCCGCGATGCAGTGACTAACCTGCAACAATATTATCAGCAACATGTTGAGGTATTGCCGCATGCCGTCGCACTGAAACCCTTGGTGCCTGAGCCAGATACATTGCCGGGTACACCAGCGCAGTTCCATTGTGACAACTCACGCGCCATGATAGCGATTGACCGCGCACAAACACTGCTGGCCAATTTGCAAAGCTATAGCGACCTAACGGTCGACCAACGTGGCCAAATGCGTCGCTTGTTGATGTGTGTTGCAGAAACCGCAGGAACTGTTGCCAAACTGCCAGAAACCAGTGCTGAAGACCGCCGTTTCCTCAATAATCTGCGTACAGATTTGTTAGAAACTGTGGAATATGCACCCACCTGGATTATCGTTGCCGTCGCTCTGGCCCTGTCTTTGGGTACCATGGTTGGCTGGAGACGTGTGGCAGTGACTATCGGTGAAAAAATCGGTAAGAAAGGCATGACCTACGCACAAGGGGTTTCTGCCCAGATGACTGCAGCGGTCTCCATCGGTATTGCAAGTTATACCGGTATGCCAGTATCGACAACTCAAGTGCTCTCTTCAGCTGTTGCCGGCACCATGTTAGTGGATGGTGGTGGTGTGCAGAGTAAGACGGTGAAGAACATTATGTTGGCGTGGGTATTAACCTTGCCAATCTCTATTCTTCTTTCCGGTGGCTTGTACTGGATAGCGTTGAAGTTTATCTAA
- the uspB gene encoding universal stress protein UspB, whose translation MISTVALFWALCVVCVINMARYYSSLRALLVVLRGCDPLLYQYVDGGGFFTSHGQPSKQIRLVGYIFAQRYLDHHDPEFIRRCDRLRGQFILTSALCGLVVVSLVGLMLWY comes from the coding sequence ATGATCAGTACCGTCGCGCTTTTTTGGGCTTTGTGTGTGGTATGTGTGATTAATATGGCGCGTTATTATTCATCATTGCGTGCTTTATTAGTGGTATTACGGGGTTGCGACCCGTTGTTGTATCAGTATGTTGATGGCGGTGGATTTTTTACCTCCCACGGTCAGCCGAGTAAGCAGATTAGATTAGTCGGCTATATCTTCGCTCAACGTTATCTGGACCATCACGATCCGGAGTTTATTCGTCGTTGTGATAGGTTGCGTGGGCAATTTATCCTGACCAGCGCATTATGTGGTTTGGTCGTGGTCAGTCTGGTGGGCTTAATGTTGTGGTATTAG
- the uspA gene encoding universal stress protein UspA: MAYKHILIAVDLSPESKVLVEKAVSMAKPYNAKVSLIHVDVNYSDLYTGLIDVNLGDMQKRISEETHNALTELSQNAGYPIEQTLSGSGDLGQVLVDAIKKYDMDLVLCGHHQDFWSKLMSSARQLINTVHVDMLIVPLRDDENGEDD; the protein is encoded by the coding sequence ATGGCTTACAAACACATTCTGATTGCGGTTGACCTATCTCCGGAAAGTAAGGTGTTGGTGGAAAAAGCGGTCTCTATGGCCAAGCCGTACAATGCCAAAGTTTCCCTGATCCATGTTGATGTTAACTATTCAGACCTTTATACCGGCCTGATCGACGTTAATCTTGGCGATATGCAGAAACGCATTTCTGAAGAAACGCACAATGCATTGACCGAACTTTCTCAAAATGCCGGTTATCCCATTGAACAAACACTGAGTGGCAGTGGTGATTTGGGTCAGGTCTTGGTTGATGCCATTAAGAAATACGATATGGACTTGGTATTATGCGGCCATCATCAGGATTTCTGGAGCAAGTTGATGTCTTCAGCACGCCAGTTGATCAATACCGTTCATGTCGATATGCTCATCGTACCACTGCGCGATGATGAGAATGGTGAAGACGATTAA
- the gdhA gene encoding NADP-specific glutamate dehydrogenase, which yields MNCLNSLESFLESLQQRDANQPEYLQAVREVFTSLWPFLEQNPHYREQGLLERLVEPERVIQFRVAWTDDQGKVQVNRAWRVQFSSAIGPYKGGMRFHPSVNLSILKFLGFEQTFKNALTTLPMGGGKGGSDFNPKGKSQAEVMRFCQALMTELYRHLGPDTDVPAGDIGVGGREVAFMSGMMKKLSNNTACVFTGKGLSFGGSLIRPEATGYGLVYFTDAMLKRHGLGFEGRRVSVSGAGNVAQYTIEKAMELGARVITASDSCGTVVDEEGFTPEKLAHLAEIKNKRYGSIEDYARERNLVYLAGQQPWSVPVDIALPCATQNELDLPAARQLIANGVKAVAEGANMPTTIQATDAFLDAGVLFAPGKAANAGGVATSGLEMAQNAARLSWKSEKVDVRLHHIMLDIHQSCVEYGGDGKQTHYVHGANIAAFVKVADAMLAQGVL from the coding sequence ATGAATTGTTTAAACTCTCTGGAGTCATTTTTAGAATCTTTACAACAACGTGATGCCAACCAACCAGAATATCTCCAAGCTGTACGTGAAGTTTTCACCTCACTTTGGCCCTTTCTGGAGCAAAACCCTCACTACCGTGAACAAGGCTTATTGGAACGTTTAGTCGAGCCAGAGCGAGTCATTCAGTTCCGTGTTGCCTGGACTGACGACCAAGGTAAAGTTCAGGTTAACCGCGCATGGCGTGTTCAGTTTAGCTCAGCGATTGGCCCTTATAAGGGCGGGATGCGCTTCCACCCGTCAGTAAACTTATCCATTCTTAAGTTTCTGGGTTTTGAACAGACCTTTAAAAATGCCCTAACAACACTGCCAATGGGTGGCGGTAAAGGCGGTTCTGATTTTAATCCGAAAGGGAAAAGTCAGGCGGAAGTTATGCGTTTTTGTCAGGCATTGATGACCGAGCTTTATCGTCATCTCGGCCCGGATACTGATGTTCCTGCGGGTGACATTGGTGTTGGCGGCCGCGAAGTTGCCTTTATGTCCGGCATGATGAAGAAACTGTCCAATAACACCGCCTGTGTTTTCACCGGCAAAGGGCTTTCTTTCGGCGGCAGCCTTATTCGCCCGGAAGCCACGGGTTACGGCTTAGTTTATTTCACCGACGCCATGCTCAAGCGCCACGGTTTAGGTTTTGAAGGTAGAAGAGTCTCTGTTTCTGGCGCAGGTAACGTGGCTCAATACACTATTGAAAAAGCTATGGAACTGGGCGCTCGAGTCATTACCGCCTCTGACTCCTGTGGCACTGTGGTTGATGAAGAAGGCTTTACGCCGGAGAAATTGGCCCATTTGGCTGAGATTAAAAACAAGCGTTACGGCAGCATCGAAGATTATGCCCGTGAACGTAATCTGGTCTATTTAGCGGGCCAACAGCCGTGGAGTGTCCCGGTTGATATCGCCTTACCTTGTGCAACACAGAACGAGCTGGATTTACCTGCCGCCCGTCAGTTGATTGCCAATGGGGTTAAAGCCGTCGCTGAAGGCGCTAATATGCCGACCACCATTCAGGCCACTGATGCTTTCTTGGATGCCGGCGTTCTGTTTGCACCGGGTAAAGCGGCCAATGCCGGTGGCGTTGCGACCTCAGGTCTGGAAATGGCCCAGAATGCAGCTCGCCTGAGCTGGAAGTCAGAGAAAGTTGACGTTCGTTTGCACCACATCATGCTGGATATTCACCAATCCTGTGTCGAGTATGGCGGTGACGGTAAGCAAACCCACTATGTTCATGGTGCTAATATTGCGGCCTTTGTCAAAGTGGCAGATGCCATGCTGGCCCAAGGTGTGCTGTAA
- a CDS encoding M10 family metallopeptidase yields MLKEYLKTHTDVINSNEKISINNMSNNIELSEIVYEYKWGNKDNHNMIAVTYSFKQSISQEYHYYRLKNDGPISALNQWQISQTRIAMQSISDVANIRFIEVNESVNANIPIVNVHPEQPISAAGYARLPGGADNLSPVCINADFSENLTPTQSNHGGRVIVHEIMHAVGLKHTHDTVGLTQQESVMSYASEWNSGGNYAGYNASTPQMYDIAALQYLYGPNMSTRTGNNIYTYSSHAPILCIWDADGIDTLDFSHQTQDQVINLAAGSFSHIGGLKGNISIAYGVVIENAIGGSGNDQLWGNKEINVLAGGDGDDSLSGGNGADHLWGGKGNNTFIYHHVKDSLTTSADTIHDFNAGDDKIDLSPLIYGNEDIALVDKFSFSGQTEIMQKYDEVRDITYLMVDFDNKVHEADMMIKLTGKHQLTLNNFIISPLLTA; encoded by the coding sequence ATGTTAAAGGAATATTTAAAAACTCACACTGACGTTATAAATAGCAATGAAAAAATAAGTATTAATAATATGTCAAACAATATAGAACTCTCAGAAATAGTCTATGAATACAAATGGGGAAATAAAGATAATCACAACATGATCGCTGTGACTTATTCATTTAAGCAGAGTATTTCTCAAGAGTATCATTATTATCGACTCAAGAATGACGGCCCGATTTCTGCGCTTAATCAGTGGCAAATATCGCAGACAAGAATCGCGATGCAGAGCATATCCGATGTGGCAAACATCAGATTCATTGAAGTTAATGAAAGTGTTAACGCTAATATTCCCATTGTCAATGTCCACCCCGAGCAACCTATCAGTGCCGCAGGTTATGCACGTCTCCCTGGTGGTGCAGATAATCTCAGCCCGGTGTGTATTAATGCCGATTTCTCTGAGAATCTTACCCCCACCCAGTCAAACCATGGTGGTCGCGTTATTGTCCATGAAATCATGCATGCTGTTGGCCTGAAACACACTCATGACACTGTTGGGCTGACACAACAAGAAAGCGTCATGAGTTATGCCTCTGAGTGGAACTCAGGTGGAAACTATGCTGGATATAACGCATCCACACCACAAATGTACGATATCGCCGCACTCCAATATCTTTATGGCCCGAATATGAGCACCCGAACCGGGAATAATATTTATACCTATTCCAGCCATGCCCCCATACTTTGTATATGGGATGCCGACGGTATTGATACTCTTGATTTTTCTCATCAAACCCAAGATCAGGTCATTAACCTTGCCGCAGGCAGCTTCTCTCATATCGGGGGACTAAAAGGCAACATCTCCATTGCCTATGGCGTGGTGATAGAAAATGCTATTGGCGGTAGTGGTAATGATCAATTATGGGGTAATAAGGAAATTAATGTCCTGGCGGGTGGGGATGGCGATGATAGTTTATCAGGTGGCAACGGGGCCGATCATCTTTGGGGAGGTAAGGGAAATAATACTTTTATCTACCACCATGTTAAAGATTCTTTAACAACCTCCGCTGACACTATTCATGATTTTAACGCAGGTGACGATAAAATAGATTTATCTCCACTTATATATGGTAATGAAGATATTGCTCTAGTCGACAAATTCAGTTTTAGTGGTCAGACAGAAATAATGCAGAAATATGATGAAGTCAGGGACATAACTTATTTAATGGTTGATTTTGATAATAAGGTGCATGAAGCCGACATGATGATCAAGCTCACCGGCAAGCATCAACTTACATTAAATAACTTTATCATCAGCCCGCTGCTCACTGCCTAA